In Chitinophaga sp. HK235, a single window of DNA contains:
- a CDS encoding AAA family ATPase has protein sequence MSTKTPQFNYITYGSKVNASQVEKLLEHVTHQHFDNPEHAGKRRPTPVCIWGMHGIGKTEMVRDFALNKGYQFVYIAPAQFEEMGDLLGMPKISHQGDNTATQFIAPDWVPKQPGPGIFLIDDVNRADDRILRGIMQLLQNYELVSWRFPPGWMIILTANPDGGDYSVSTMDDAMLTRMMHMTMEFDVKTWARWAETAGIDPRGIDFILTYPEVITGARTTPRSLVQFFQSLETIPDLQAELDLVKMLGDGCLDEATTTAFITFVNMDMNKIISPQEVLGAPKFQIMEAQIKALVDGQTKRMDILSVMMTRLTNYLLNIKEDLTEKEFGNLKAFILLAFIPNDLRLAMAQELVNAPNKSLKKLYSIPEVAKLLLAKM, from the coding sequence ATGTCAACAAAAACACCGCAATTCAACTACATCACCTACGGATCAAAAGTAAATGCCAGCCAGGTAGAGAAACTGCTGGAGCATGTGACCCATCAGCATTTCGACAACCCTGAACATGCCGGCAAACGCAGGCCCACCCCCGTTTGTATCTGGGGCATGCACGGTATCGGTAAAACGGAAATGGTACGCGATTTTGCACTGAACAAAGGTTACCAGTTTGTTTATATAGCCCCCGCACAATTTGAAGAGATGGGCGACCTGCTGGGGATGCCCAAAATATCCCACCAGGGAGACAATACAGCCACTCAGTTTATCGCACCCGACTGGGTACCCAAACAACCCGGCCCCGGCATCTTCCTGATAGACGACGTAAACCGTGCCGACGACCGTATCCTGCGAGGCATCATGCAGCTGCTGCAAAACTATGAACTGGTCAGCTGGCGCTTTCCACCGGGATGGATGATCATTCTTACCGCCAACCCCGACGGCGGTGATTATTCCGTATCTACCATGGATGATGCAATGCTCACCCGCATGATGCACATGACCATGGAATTTGATGTCAAAACATGGGCACGCTGGGCAGAAACAGCCGGTATCGATCCCCGCGGCATCGACTTCATCCTCACCTATCCGGAAGTCATCACCGGAGCCAGAACCACACCACGTTCCCTGGTACAGTTCTTCCAGTCACTCGAAACCATTCCTGACCTACAGGCAGAACTGGACCTGGTGAAAATGCTGGGCGATGGCTGCCTCGACGAAGCCACTACCACTGCGTTTATCACCTTCGTGAACATGGACATGAACAAAATCATCTCCCCGCAGGAAGTACTGGGTGCACCTAAATTCCAGATCATGGAAGCACAGATAAAAGCATTGGTAGATGGTCAGACAAAACGAATGGACATCCTTTCCGTGATGATGACCAGGCTTACCAACTATCTGCTCAACATCAAAGAAGATCTGACAGAAAAAGAGTTCGGTAATCTGAAAGCATTTATCCTGCTGGCATTTATTCCTAACGATCTGCGGCTGGCAATGGCGCAGGAACTGGTGAATGCTCCCAATAAGAGCCTGAAAAAATTATACAGCATTCCTGAAGTGGCCAAACTCTTACTCGCAAAAATGTAA
- a CDS encoding leucine-rich repeat domain-containing protein: protein MSDQHQHIRYHNESLEILDFQGEIDSLPDDFFLQYPSIKSLRISVKNLTTLPSSFGTLQALEACWLSDCKIKTLPENIGLLKNLESVTLGIGNMDINKEALKLATLPQLSSLQLSNWRGNDFPENLRLLTHLTNLDLSNDKKNEGKAPAIMALTGALPQLARLTLTLREKDILELLTPEHMPVLDKLEVLNLGYFGIYRSQELKLPICVAVTRNVKIVSAYEKTLPEFRQLTAGKNYTAEQLQLLFGLHLQNIPAINRLLDNQLANAITQQQRPVLRLLDKPKGESQKSIQEKLSKYGITVNNKSADTNTIVVVGTKTVMEEVLPLLDAGCQVITVDQLNEILIQQDDHWLLQDDNEEANTQLLRLFTSNDADNYHLAFQIIETGGANKTVQTLLAVVMLAHPDKAVAKKAEKLYDKFGSQGFRQHIKNLRPSLRVGGNTEWKLRNTLTNKDVDEVMFRLMYQVIAGANNNMAKITSDSFSMKGIANITLPPEIVYFTQITDWDFENCEGFNLEAAIPIFKEMPNLKHLRLNGCHIEIPASISGLTQLQTLEIAHNTLVADSSLQSMHSLQYLDATGLKIKNWSWLGSLKGLTKLILNNNQLKEVPPPVFDMSQLTRLELKQNKLAAIPEELARLNHLSYLDFSNNLISEFPYFLGRYQLKALLLRSNQIQEVDTHKLAAFANNRQVDWQEFNLSRNKLKELSFTSFKMIVRDFDISYNQLTVLHPSLFASKPQSFYAQHNQITEIPALEPGTRLSHLWLQNNLLTELPAHFAHVVVGNCDLSSNQISTIHPDFHKFGADRYQRLYWKLHNNPIPSGRIGDKYF from the coding sequence ATGAGCGATCAGCATCAACATATCAGATACCATAACGAATCACTGGAGATCCTTGACTTTCAGGGAGAGATCGACAGTCTGCCGGATGATTTTTTCCTGCAATATCCATCCATCAAAAGCCTGCGGATAAGTGTCAAAAACCTCACTACACTTCCTTCCTCCTTCGGTACCCTGCAAGCGCTGGAAGCATGCTGGCTGTCTGATTGTAAAATCAAAACTTTACCTGAAAACATCGGGCTGCTGAAAAATCTGGAATCGGTGACGCTCGGCATCGGTAATATGGATATCAACAAGGAAGCCCTGAAACTCGCTACCCTCCCTCAGCTCAGCTCCCTGCAGCTCAGCAACTGGAGAGGCAACGACTTCCCGGAAAACCTTCGTCTGCTGACACACTTAACCAATCTCGATCTCAGCAACGATAAAAAAAATGAAGGGAAAGCGCCCGCCATCATGGCACTGACAGGAGCACTTCCACAACTTGCACGGCTGACCCTCACGCTTCGCGAAAAAGATATACTGGAGCTGCTCACCCCTGAGCATATGCCAGTCCTGGACAAACTGGAAGTACTTAACCTCGGTTACTTTGGAATCTATAGAAGCCAGGAGCTCAAATTGCCCATATGCGTCGCCGTTACCCGGAATGTAAAAATCGTCAGTGCCTACGAAAAAACGCTGCCGGAATTCCGTCAATTAACAGCAGGTAAAAACTATACAGCAGAGCAGCTGCAACTGTTGTTCGGACTACATTTACAAAACATCCCGGCAATCAACAGGTTATTGGACAACCAGCTGGCCAATGCTATCACGCAACAACAGCGACCAGTTCTCCGCCTGCTGGACAAGCCTAAAGGAGAAAGCCAAAAGTCCATACAGGAAAAGCTGTCTAAGTATGGTATCACGGTCAACAACAAATCAGCGGATACCAACACCATTGTCGTCGTAGGTACCAAAACAGTTATGGAAGAAGTACTGCCATTGCTCGATGCCGGTTGTCAGGTGATTACTGTAGACCAGCTGAATGAAATACTGATCCAACAAGATGACCACTGGCTATTGCAGGACGATAATGAGGAGGCCAATACACAATTACTCCGGTTGTTTACCTCCAATGATGCAGACAACTACCACCTGGCATTTCAAATCATTGAAACCGGTGGCGCCAACAAAACCGTACAAACCTTGCTGGCAGTGGTGATGCTGGCACATCCTGATAAAGCAGTCGCAAAAAAAGCGGAGAAGCTTTATGATAAATTCGGTTCCCAGGGTTTCAGGCAACATATAAAAAATCTCCGTCCGTCTTTACGTGTAGGCGGCAATACAGAGTGGAAACTCCGTAATACGCTGACCAATAAAGATGTGGACGAAGTGATGTTCCGACTCATGTACCAGGTGATTGCCGGTGCCAACAATAATATGGCGAAAATAACAAGCGATTCCTTCAGCATGAAAGGCATCGCCAATATTACCTTACCGCCGGAAATTGTTTATTTCACACAGATCACCGACTGGGACTTCGAAAACTGTGAAGGTTTTAACCTGGAAGCTGCTATTCCCATCTTCAAAGAAATGCCCAACCTCAAACATCTGCGGCTGAACGGATGTCATATCGAGATACCGGCATCCATCAGCGGGCTTACGCAGCTGCAAACCCTGGAGATAGCCCACAATACATTGGTTGCAGATAGCTCCCTGCAATCCATGCATTCATTACAATACCTGGATGCCACCGGACTCAAGATAAAAAACTGGAGCTGGCTGGGCTCACTGAAAGGACTGACAAAACTGATACTGAATAATAATCAGCTGAAAGAAGTTCCTCCGCCTGTTTTTGATATGTCTCAGCTGACAAGATTAGAATTAAAACAAAACAAACTGGCTGCTATCCCTGAAGAACTGGCCCGGCTGAATCATCTCAGTTACCTCGACTTTAGCAATAACCTGATCAGTGAATTTCCCTACTTCCTTGGTCGATACCAACTGAAAGCTCTCCTGTTGCGTTCCAACCAGATACAGGAAGTAGATACGCATAAACTGGCTGCTTTCGCCAACAACCGGCAGGTAGACTGGCAGGAGTTTAATCTGTCACGCAATAAGTTAAAGGAATTGTCTTTTACCAGCTTCAAAATGATAGTGCGTGATTTCGATATCTCCTACAACCAGCTAACGGTACTGCATCCTTCCCTCTTTGCATCAAAACCACAGAGCTTCTATGCCCAGCACAATCAGATCACCGAAATCCCTGCACTGGAGCCAGGTACCCGGTTATCTCATTTATGGCTGCAAAACAACCTGCTGACGGAACTGCCTGCTCATTTTGCCCATGTAGTGGTTGGTAACTGCGACCTGAGCAGCAATCAGATCAGCACCATTCACCCCGACTTTCATAAGTTTGGTGCAGACAGATATCAAAGGCTATACTGGAAACTGCATAATAATCCTATCCCCAGCGGGCGCATTGGAGATAAGTATTTCTAA
- a CDS encoding PQQ-binding-like beta-propeller repeat protein, with amino-acid sequence MAQNTFKFALMTDIHVGSDNAAEDVQRSVADINQNPSIAFVIISGDITEFGADEELKLAKSLLDKLNKPWYIIPGNHDTKWSESGGNTFRRVFGNETFSFKYSGYWFIGTNCGPNMRMGPGQVPRENVVWLDNLLKTKDTTTPIIYINHYPQNADLNNWYEALDRLKQHNIQLALCGHGHTNKVFDFENIPGVMCRSNLRAKDSIGGYNIVTVANNQATFEERTPLIGKNRQWTVQQLKNHHARYDVTPFERPSFAMNDSFPGVKALWTFQDNSDIGSGMTLAKDLVISTNTAGEVYALQVNNGKKKWTFKTGGKIYATPAVAGNDIVVASSDHYIYCIQASNGKQRWRFETGKPVVASAQITNGIAYIGSSDGHFRAIDVATGKLVWEFTEVKGFVEDKPLFYQGNVYFGSWGNDFYALDAATGALKWKWNNGASNRMYSPAACYPVAAHGKVFIVAPDRYMTAFESLTGNVIWRKTVPNIRMRESIGLSADSSQTFIKTMEGNLYGVSATADTMQVLWQSPIAMGYELNPAAPVERDGVIFTPTHSGVVYAVNRNDYTLLWKHKLSNCLVNAVLPIGNRKVLVSTMDGKLACIGY; translated from the coding sequence ATGGCACAAAACACCTTTAAGTTTGCCCTGATGACAGATATCCACGTGGGCAGTGATAACGCAGCAGAAGACGTACAGCGCAGTGTTGCAGACATCAACCAGAACCCTTCCATCGCATTTGTGATTATTTCCGGAGATATTACCGAATTTGGTGCAGATGAAGAATTGAAGCTGGCCAAAAGCCTGCTCGACAAACTTAATAAACCCTGGTATATCATCCCGGGTAACCACGATACCAAATGGTCTGAAAGCGGAGGCAACACTTTCCGCCGCGTATTCGGCAATGAAACATTTTCGTTTAAATACAGCGGTTACTGGTTCATCGGTACCAACTGCGGCCCCAATATGCGCATGGGCCCCGGCCAGGTGCCCAGAGAGAATGTGGTATGGCTGGATAATTTGCTGAAAACAAAAGATACCACTACGCCCATCATCTATATCAATCACTATCCGCAGAATGCAGACCTCAACAACTGGTATGAAGCGCTCGATCGCCTGAAACAGCATAATATCCAGCTGGCCCTTTGCGGGCATGGTCATACCAACAAAGTCTTTGATTTTGAAAACATCCCTGGTGTGATGTGCCGCTCCAACCTGCGCGCCAAAGACAGCATCGGCGGTTACAACATCGTCACTGTTGCCAACAACCAGGCTACCTTCGAAGAAAGAACGCCTCTGATCGGTAAAAACAGACAATGGACTGTACAGCAGCTGAAAAATCATCATGCCCGTTATGATGTAACTCCTTTTGAACGTCCGTCTTTTGCTATGAACGATTCTTTCCCAGGTGTAAAAGCCCTGTGGACTTTCCAGGATAACAGTGATATCGGCTCTGGCATGACACTGGCCAAAGATCTGGTGATCTCCACCAATACAGCTGGTGAAGTATATGCGTTACAGGTAAACAACGGTAAAAAGAAATGGACTTTCAAAACCGGCGGCAAAATATATGCTACGCCTGCTGTAGCCGGTAATGATATCGTTGTGGCTTCTTCAGATCATTATATCTACTGCATCCAGGCTTCCAATGGAAAACAACGCTGGCGCTTTGAAACCGGCAAACCGGTAGTGGCCAGCGCACAGATTACTAACGGTATCGCCTATATAGGCTCATCCGACGGGCATTTCAGGGCTATCGACGTAGCCACCGGCAAACTCGTTTGGGAGTTCACGGAGGTGAAAGGTTTTGTGGAAGATAAACCACTGTTTTATCAGGGCAACGTTTACTTCGGCAGCTGGGGCAATGATTTTTACGCACTGGATGCCGCCACCGGCGCACTCAAATGGAAATGGAACAACGGCGCTTCTAATAGGATGTATTCTCCGGCAGCCTGTTATCCGGTAGCCGCACATGGCAAGGTGTTTATCGTGGCACCGGACCGCTATATGACCGCTTTTGAGAGCCTGACCGGCAATGTGATCTGGCGCAAAACAGTACCCAACATCAGAATGCGGGAATCTATCGGCCTGTCAGCAGATAGCAGCCAGACCTTTATCAAAACTATGGAGGGTAACCTATACGGTGTATCTGCTACTGCTGATACTATGCAGGTACTGTGGCAGTCACCTATTGCAATGGGCTATGAGCTGAATCCCGCAGCACCGGTAGAGCGCGACGGGGTGATCTTTACACCTACTCATTCCGGTGTGGTATATGCAGTAAACCGTAACGACTATACGTTGTTGTGGAAACATAAATTATCCAACTGCCTCGTAAATGCCGTGCTGCCAATCGGCAACCGCAAAGTGCTGGTAAGTACTATGGACGGGAAACTGGCTTGTATCGGATACTAA
- a CDS encoding AI-2E family transporter, translating into MTTRIPSTSRRIIETVIVLLLLLGLMYALYDVLKIFFGVFTFAIIFSVSFSKLYERCCKWMGGRRKLVAVLYSIVLIALVALPFGYAVSTVNERLKEAGEWITAARENGIPDLPVWITNVPFAGKDIAAFWKELQLRPREMAGIYERQIMQAIHQIVTTGVGVLGMALQVVLGIIVSAIFLVSGEQLMRPVRATMTHMFGDKDGYALLAATAQAVKGVSIGVMGTALIAAAVSWIGFIIAGVPIALALAAVVYFLVVIQVGPLWVWVPVVIWMAVQGHTGWAVFLAIYGAGVLVMDGVLKPILIAKSGKLPFLVLFLGVIGGMVAWGFTGMFKGAIILAVFYTIFNSWLEKTKFYAPKD; encoded by the coding sequence ATGACTACCCGTATTCCATCCACCTCGCGCAGGATCATAGAAACCGTCATTGTGCTGCTGTTACTGCTGGGGCTGATGTATGCCCTGTATGACGTGCTGAAGATATTCTTCGGGGTTTTCACTTTTGCGATCATTTTTTCGGTGTCGTTTTCGAAGCTGTATGAACGATGCTGTAAATGGATGGGTGGCAGGCGCAAGCTGGTGGCAGTGCTTTATTCCATTGTGCTGATAGCGTTGGTGGCATTGCCTTTCGGATATGCTGTTTCCACTGTCAATGAACGTCTGAAGGAAGCTGGTGAGTGGATAACCGCGGCTCGGGAAAACGGGATACCCGATCTGCCTGTATGGATTACCAATGTTCCGTTCGCAGGCAAAGATATCGCGGCATTCTGGAAAGAGCTGCAGCTACGGCCGAGGGAAATGGCCGGTATCTATGAAAGACAGATCATGCAGGCCATTCATCAGATTGTTACTACGGGTGTGGGCGTTCTGGGCATGGCGTTGCAGGTGGTGCTGGGTATTATTGTGTCTGCTATTTTCCTGGTGAGCGGTGAGCAGCTGATGCGCCCTGTGCGGGCTACCATGACGCATATGTTTGGGGATAAAGATGGTTATGCCCTGTTGGCGGCCACGGCGCAGGCTGTAAAAGGTGTCTCCATCGGCGTGATGGGCACGGCGTTGATAGCGGCTGCTGTTTCCTGGATTGGCTTTATCATAGCAGGTGTACCTATTGCCCTGGCCCTGGCGGCAGTAGTATATTTTCTGGTGGTGATACAGGTAGGGCCACTATGGGTATGGGTGCCTGTGGTGATCTGGATGGCGGTGCAGGGACATACTGGCTGGGCCGTCTTCCTTGCTATCTACGGTGCAGGTGTGCTGGTGATGGACGGTGTATTAAAACCGATTCTCATTGCAAAAAGCGGAAAACTTCCGTTTCTTGTGCTTTTCCTGGGAGTCATCGGCGGAATGGTGGCGTGGGGTTTCACCGGTATGTTCAAAGGTGCTATTATCCTGGCTGTCTTCTATACCATCTTTAACTCCTGGCTGGAAAAAACGAAATTCTATGCACCTAAAGACTAA
- a CDS encoding M12 family metallopeptidase: MKKVLYLFVFLIVYTGSYGQVRMCIEKTAVNTAPHGAGSYVFQSDFQWDNGAILNVVFSNGSSFLRNKVIKYAQVWEKYANIHFNFEQNAKPDILIEFSNDQASWSQIGRQSLYNTRQGIASMHYGWFNEYSEEIEFQRTILHEFGHALGLNHEHQCANSTIKWNKPLAYNYYYKTNGWLPAEVDQQVFNHYSVTLSNGTYDPQSIMHYPIPAELTLDHKGVGWNTGLSAGDRKIISEKYPKTFTKVPSTDTLSGIVVKPSASVFNIKTTHNVTRNGVNGMEVAANFNIWDAKNKNCIAGIYFFTHDAKRVPAMDVKYQTNTGDACSVEKFTPAYSNTKFENYRLFFPYNQFKIKNGESKLKLLFVVWDDNKNEIARSAYSYFTMRNGPICKKIDLSIQDEVENQRMYIIPKFTVENALKLNCQAKVYFCDAGGNFLKKDDGSVLAYSQYFTPSYDAAAYNSGYYSDLYMEVPYQDLVPFIGNNTVIKYFVRLFFNNEAFAQSDWGETMLSR; encoded by the coding sequence ATGAAAAAGGTACTTTACCTGTTTGTATTTCTTATTGTGTATACAGGCTCTTACGGGCAAGTTCGTATGTGTATTGAAAAAACAGCCGTTAATACTGCTCCGCATGGCGCTGGGAGTTATGTTTTTCAATCGGACTTTCAATGGGATAATGGTGCTATTCTTAATGTAGTTTTTTCTAATGGTTCTTCATTTCTACGGAATAAGGTAATAAAATACGCACAGGTTTGGGAAAAATATGCAAATATTCATTTCAACTTTGAGCAGAATGCCAAACCTGATATACTAATAGAGTTTTCAAATGACCAGGCTTCGTGGAGTCAAATTGGACGGCAATCTTTGTATAATACGCGCCAAGGGATTGCAAGTATGCATTATGGATGGTTTAATGAATATTCAGAAGAAATTGAATTCCAAAGAACAATCCTGCATGAGTTTGGACATGCATTGGGGCTTAATCATGAGCATCAATGCGCAAATAGTACTATTAAGTGGAATAAACCACTCGCTTATAATTACTACTATAAAACAAATGGCTGGCTTCCTGCCGAAGTAGACCAACAAGTCTTTAATCACTATAGTGTAACACTATCCAACGGCACCTATGACCCACAGTCTATTATGCATTATCCGATTCCCGCTGAGTTAACGCTGGATCACAAAGGAGTAGGTTGGAATACAGGGCTGTCTGCCGGAGACAGAAAGATCATTTCAGAGAAATACCCAAAGACTTTCACTAAAGTGCCCAGTACTGACACCTTGTCTGGTATCGTTGTTAAACCTTCTGCATCGGTCTTCAATATCAAGACAACCCATAACGTAACAAGAAATGGTGTCAATGGTATGGAGGTGGCTGCCAACTTCAATATTTGGGATGCAAAGAATAAAAACTGCATTGCCGGTATCTATTTCTTCACCCATGACGCTAAAAGGGTTCCGGCTATGGATGTTAAGTATCAAACTAATACTGGTGACGCCTGTTCTGTTGAAAAGTTTACTCCTGCCTACTCTAATACTAAATTTGAGAATTACAGGTTGTTTTTCCCGTATAATCAGTTTAAAATAAAGAACGGGGAGAGCAAGTTAAAATTACTTTTTGTAGTATGGGATGATAATAAGAATGAAATTGCCCGTAGTGCCTATTCATACTTTACTATGCGGAACGGACCTATATGTAAAAAGATAGATCTGTCCATACAAGATGAAGTTGAAAACCAACGCATGTACATTATCCCTAAGTTCACTGTCGAAAATGCTTTGAAGCTTAATTGCCAGGCGAAAGTTTATTTCTGTGATGCAGGCGGAAATTTTTTAAAGAAGGATGATGGAAGCGTTTTGGCATATAGCCAATACTTTACTCCTTCCTACGATGCTGCGGCCTATAATTCGGGTTATTACAGCGATCTTTACATGGAAGTTCCTTACCAGGATTTAGTACCATTCATCGGTAATAATACTGTTATAAAATACTTTGTCAGGTTGTTTTTTAACAACGAAGCTTTCGCTCAAAGCGATTGGGGGGAAACAATGTTAAGCAGGTGA
- the ung gene encoding uracil-DNA glycosylase: MDVQIEDSWKEILKDEFNKTYFAEIVMHLKHEKALGKTLYPAGNNIFNAFEKTPFSNVKVVILGQDPYHGPGQAHGLSFSVPDGIKPPPSLVNIYKEMKTDLGLEIPQSGNLTKWAEHGVLLLNAFLTVRAGEPASHSKIGWENFTDAVIRKISDQKRDVVFLLWGRFAQDKQILIDATKHHILKAAHPSPFSAANGFFGCKHFSKTNELLLKAGIEPVDWRL, encoded by the coding sequence ATGGACGTTCAGATCGAAGACAGCTGGAAAGAGATACTCAAGGACGAGTTCAACAAAACCTATTTTGCGGAGATTGTCATGCACCTGAAACACGAGAAGGCATTGGGTAAAACCCTTTACCCTGCTGGCAATAACATCTTCAACGCATTCGAGAAAACCCCTTTTAGTAATGTCAAAGTGGTGATACTGGGACAAGATCCCTATCACGGTCCCGGACAAGCACATGGCCTTAGTTTTTCCGTGCCCGATGGCATCAAACCGCCCCCTTCCCTCGTCAACATTTACAAGGAAATGAAAACCGACCTGGGTCTGGAAATCCCGCAAAGCGGCAACCTCACCAAATGGGCTGAACATGGCGTACTCCTGCTCAATGCTTTCCTGACGGTAAGGGCCGGCGAACCTGCCTCCCATAGCAAAATAGGCTGGGAAAACTTCACCGATGCTGTCATCCGTAAAATATCCGACCAAAAAAGAGATGTGGTGTTTCTCCTCTGGGGACGCTTTGCCCAGGACAAACAAATCCTGATAGATGCCACCAAACACCATATCCTGAAAGCGGCTCATCCCTCCCCTTTCAGCGCCGCCAATGGCTTCTTCGGTTGTAAACATTTTTCCAAAACCAATGAGCTCCTGCTAAAAGCTGGCATCGAACCGGTAGACTGGCGTCTCTAA
- a CDS encoding 1-acyl-sn-glycerol-3-phosphate acyltransferase, with amino-acid sequence MLKNILGRIYALYALLLFAGMMLIVLIPVSIASFWPEPVPTRVFIAIGRRWMNIYLPLIGCPTRLKGMENFASGQTYVIVCNHNSMMDVPITTGYIPGANKTLAKASMGNIPLFGILYRIGGILVDRSSEASRKQSILDMKEALSKGIHMLLYPEGTRNRTADPLKSFYDGAFALAIDTQMPLMPSVLFNTKKILPPEKTFFAWPHRIEYHILPPIPTTGMTRDDMPALKEKVFRLMWDYYEANNKD; translated from the coding sequence ATGTTAAAAAATATACTGGGAAGAATTTACGCACTATACGCATTGTTATTGTTTGCTGGTATGATGCTGATAGTTCTTATCCCTGTCTCGATTGCCTCATTTTGGCCAGAGCCTGTACCTACACGTGTTTTTATCGCTATAGGCCGCAGATGGATGAACATATACCTGCCGTTGATCGGCTGCCCTACAAGGCTGAAAGGAATGGAAAACTTTGCCTCCGGTCAAACCTATGTGATTGTATGTAACCACAACTCAATGATGGACGTACCGATCACCACCGGTTATATACCTGGTGCCAATAAAACCCTGGCCAAAGCCTCCATGGGTAATATTCCGCTGTTCGGTATACTGTACAGGATCGGTGGCATACTTGTGGACCGCAGCAGTGAAGCCAGCCGTAAACAAAGTATTTTGGACATGAAAGAAGCGCTCAGCAAGGGCATCCACATGCTCCTATATCCGGAAGGCACCCGCAACCGCACCGCAGACCCGCTGAAATCGTTCTATGACGGCGCCTTCGCACTGGCCATAGATACGCAGATGCCGCTGATGCCTTCGGTACTGTTTAATACCAAAAAAATCCTGCCACCCGAAAAAACATTCTTCGCCTGGCCGCATCGGATCGAGTACCATATACTCCCACCCATCCCCACCACCGGGATGACCCGCGATGATATGCCCGCATTAAAAGAAAAAGTATTCCGGCTGATGTGGGATTATTACGAGGCAAATAATAAAGACTAA